The DNA sequence TGAAGCCGCCGCCGACCCGCGGTCGAACGATGGCGACCACCGAACCGGACCCGCTCGCGAACCCAGGCACCGCCGACCGGGTCGCGGCGGCGTTCGGGGTCTTCACCGTGGTCGTTTCGCTCGGCGGGATCGCGTCCGCGATCGCCCTCTCGACGCGCTTTTCGTTCGCCACGGACGCGCTCTCGGACCTCGGGCGGGCGACCTGGCGCTCCTCGACGGCCTTCAACACCGGGCTCCTCGTGTCCGGCCTGTGTGCGCTGGTTCCGGGGGTCGTACTCGTGAGGAACTCGCGGACCCTGCTCCACGTCGCCGGAAGCCTCGCGTTCTCGCTCTCGGCGGTCTGCCTCGCGCTGATCGGCGTCTTCGCGCTGCCCGCCCCCCAGCACGGCACCGTCGCGGTCGGCTTCTTCCTCGGGTTCACCGTCGCGTTCGTCTGCTACGG is a window from the Halococcus hamelinensis 100A6 genome containing:
- a CDS encoding DUF998 domain-containing protein, encoding MATTEPDPLANPGTADRVAAAFGVFTVVVSLGGIASAIALSTRFSFATDALSDLGRATWRSSTAFNTGLLVSGLCALVPGVVLVRNSRTLLHVAGSLAFSLSAVCLALIGVFALPAPQHGTVAVGFFLGFTVAFVCYGAGDVRSGARRWGLFAIGLAAVHVGGWAVWIAAGTPGGLALPEIVGSGCVSAWILGTAVRLW